The Astyanax mexicanus isolate ESR-SI-001 chromosome 8, AstMex3_surface, whole genome shotgun sequence sequence TGGATCAGAATACGGCCCCTTAACAGATTTGCCTGACTGGTCATTTGCAGGTAAGATATTACCTTGCGGTAAAAAGATCTGCACATCACAGAGTTAGTGATACACCAGTTTTTACAAAGTGTTTTTAATTCCCGTTGAATCATTAATGGCTCAGTGCCCTATGCCATATGTTGATGATGAATGTTCTGTGATCAAATACATTGCTGAACTTAgtttaaatgaatttattaaccctggtctctgccctaacattgtatgttttccactggatccaactgattagctaataaactacacattatagtgttaaacattatatatcaggatacttaatgtaacacacacacactcacatttatatatatatatatatatatatatatatatatatatatatatatatatatatatatatatatatatatatatatatacacacacacacacacactgggctaatctttacatacccaggcatcGCCTCTGGGTAAGAGTCATGGCTTGAGTACTTAAAAAAAGGAGAGATTTTTGGATATGACAATACAaatgtaaatatgctgtaaatattttgtatttaatctCCAAACCATAAAAATATAGGAGAGGGAAACACATTCttcagttttaataaatatatacacatattttattCCAAGCGAATTTCTATCGCTCAGTATATCATGGAACACATACACGATATAAAGTGCAGTTACTTACTAATGATCTTTCCATCAGTCGAATTGTAATTACATTGCTGGCTGAGTGCTGACATGCATTACTTGCTAAAACCTGGTCTTAAAtcttttatactattttttttgtaGGAAGAAGCTTATGATGAGTGCTACTCTAATTGCAGATACTGGATGctttggatttaaaaaaaaaaaagttttttctgtGTTATTCTACAGATGGCAGACCTGCACCACCTTTAAAAGGGCAAGTCAGGAGGCGGAATGAGAGAGAAGAGTTTGCAGTAAGTTAAAAAACAGTGTTCTAAACACACTGTGATATATATGATGTGAATTACTGTTAAAGTGGTAAAAACTATATATTGTGTTCTTATACTATATTACAGAGAACCTAAACAGAATTAAATACAAGCCTGTTACATGTGCCGTTTGTGTCTGTCCCCGACAGAGAAGGGCAGTGTATCTAAACGCAGAGGTGGACACTGGGATGGACACATGGAAGGCAAAAAAGGAGGAGGAACAAAGAAGGAAAGAAGAGTTGAAAACGTCTATGCTTAAACCTAAAGGAAAactattattaaagaaaaagaatTAAACCAACTTATTGCAAAGTATCCattgttttagtgttttgttgATAAAAATGTAAAGTTGGCATTGaatatttttcacatatttttatttctttcttgcaAAACATGAATTCCCACATACTAAAATTATCAGAACCAAATTGTTTACCAGTGTTTCATTGATGTGAAATGTTCTTATGAAATAACCAAGt is a genomic window containing:
- the mrpl52 gene encoding 39S ribosomal protein L52, mitochondrial gives rise to the protein MAAPLRIVCASALRQTARPFSSTCVTHAGKKWRLENGLARTGSEYGPLTDLPDWSFADGRPAPPLKGQVRRRNEREEFARRAVYLNAEVDTGMDTWKAKKEEEQRRKEELKTSMLKPKGKLLLKKKN